In Vulpes lagopus strain Blue_001 chromosome 1, ASM1834538v1, whole genome shotgun sequence, a genomic segment contains:
- the ATP5F1A gene encoding ATP synthase subunit alpha, mitochondrial encodes MLSVRVAAAVARALPRRAGLVSKNALGSSFIAARNLHASNTHLQKTGTAEVSSILEERILGADTSVDLEETGRVLSIGDGIARVHGLRNVQAEEMVEFSSGLKGMSLNLEPDNVGVVVFGNDKLIKEGDIVKRTGAIVDVPVGEELLGRVVDALGNAIDGKGPVGSKTRRRVGLKAPGIIPRISVREPMQTGIKAVDSLVPIGRGQRELIIGDRQTGKTSIAIDTIINQKRFNDGTDEKKKLYCIYVAIGQKRSTVAQLVKRLTDADAMKYTIVVSATASDAAPLQYLAPYSGCSMGEYFRDNGKHALIIYDDLSKQAVAYRQMSLLLRRPPGREAYPGDVFYLHSRLLERAAKMNDSFGGGSLTALPVIETQAGDVSAYIPTNVISITDGQIFLETELFYKGIRPAINVGLSVSRVGSAAQTRAMKQVAGTMKLELAQYREVAAFAQFGSDLDAATQQLLSRGVRLTELLKQGQYSPMAIEEQVAVIYAGVRGYLDKLEPSKITKFEHAFLAHVISQHQALLGNIRTDGKISEQSDAKLKEIVTNFLAGFEA; translated from the exons ATGCTGTCCGTGCGCGTCGCCGCGGCCGTGGCCCGCGCCCTCCCTCGGCGGGCCGGGCTG GTCTCCAAAAATGCTTTGGGATCATCCTTCATTGCTGCAAGGAACCTCCATGCCTCTAATACTCATCTTCAGAAGACTG GCACTGCTGAAGTGTCCTCTATCCTTGAAGAGCGTATTCTTGGAGCTGATACCTCTGTCGACCTTGAAGAGACTGGGCGTGTCCTAAGCATTGGTGATGGTATTGCCCGTGTACATGGGCTGAGAAATGTTCAGGCAGAAGAAATGGTAGAGTTTTCTTCAGGCTTAAAg GGTATGTCTCTGAACTTGGAACCTGACAATGTTGGTGTTGTCGTGTTTGGAAATGATAAACTAATTAAGGAAGGAGATATCGTGAAAAGAACAGGAGCCATTGTGGACGTTCCAGTTGGCGAGGAGCTATTGGGCCGTGTTGTAGATGCCCTTGGTAATGCCATCGATGGAAAG GGTCCAGTTGGTTCCAAGACCCGTAGGCGAGTTGGCCTGAAAGCCCCTGGGATCATTCCTCGAATCTCTGTGCGTGAACCCATGCAGACTGGCATCAAGGCTGTGGATAGCTTGGTGCCAATTGGTCGTGGTCAGCGTGAGCTGATTATTGGTGACCGGCAAACTGG caaaacgTCAATTGCTATTGACACAATCATTAATCAGAAACGTTTCAATGATGGAACTGATGAAAAGAAGAAGCTATACTGTATCTACGTTGCTATTGGTCAGAAGAGATCTACGGTTGCCCAGTTGGTGAAGAGACTTACAGATGCAG atgCCATGAAGTACACCATTGTGGTGTCAGCTACTGCTTCTGATGCTGCTCCACTTCAGTACCTGGCTCCTTATTCTGGCTGTTCTATGGGAGAATATTTTAGAGATAATGGCAAACATGCTTTGATCATCTATGATGACTTATCCAAACAG GCTGTTGCTTATCGTCAGATGTCTCTGCTGCTCCGCCGGCCCCCTGGTCGTGAAGCCTATCCTGGTGATGTGTTCTACCTACACTCCCGTCTGCTAGAGAGAGCAGCCAAAATGAACGATTCTTTTGGTGGTGGCTCCTTGACTGCTTTACCAGTCATAGAAACGCAAGCTGGTGATGTGTCTGCTTACATTCCAACAAATGTCATTTCCATCACTGATGGACAG ATTTTCTTGGAAACAGAATTGTTCTACAAAGGTATCCGCCCTGCCATTAACGTCGGTTTGTCTGTGTCCCGTGTTGGATCTGCTGCCCAAACCAGGGCCATGAAGCAG GTGGCAGGTACCATGAAGCTGGAATTGGCTCAGTATCGTGAGGTTGCTGCTTTTGCCCAATTCGGTTCTGACCTTGATGCTGCCACTCAGCAACTCTTGAGTCGTGGCGTGCGATTGACTGAGTTGCTGAAGCAAGGACAGTATT ctCCTATGGCTATTGAAGAACAAGTGGCTGTTATTTATGCTGGTGTAAGAGGATATCTTGATAAATTGGAGCCCAGCAAGATCACAAAGTTTGAGCATGCCTTCTTGGCTCATGTTATCAGCCAGCACCAAGCCCTCTTGGGCAATATAAG gACCGATGGAAAGATCTCAGAACAGTCAGATGCTAAGCTGAAAGAGATTGTAACAAACTTCTTGGCTGGATTTGAAGCTTAA